A genomic region of Mycobacterium senriense contains the following coding sequences:
- a CDS encoding SIR2 family NAD-dependent protein deacylase, which translates to MTVGCAESPELVTLLAGRRIAVLTGAGISTDSGIPDYRGPDSPPSNPMTIRQFTGDPAFRQRYWARNHVGWRHMDDTLPNAGHRALAALEDASVVTGVITQNVDLLHTKAGSRNVINLHGTYAQVICLDCGFTMTRAALGERLEALNPGFIERAEAIGGLAVAPDADAVVTDTSSFRYLDCQRCGGMLKPDIVYFGESVSKDVVAEAYKWVERAETLLVAGSSLTVFSGYRFVRHAAALGIPVAIVNRGSTRGDDLATVKVDGGCSELLALLADELAPLATH; encoded by the coding sequence GTGACCGTCGGCTGCGCAGAATCGCCCGAACTGGTCACGCTGCTGGCCGGTCGCCGGATCGCGGTGCTGACGGGCGCGGGCATCTCCACCGATTCGGGCATTCCCGACTACCGCGGGCCGGACTCACCGCCGAGCAACCCGATGACGATCCGCCAGTTCACCGGCGATCCGGCGTTTCGGCAGCGGTATTGGGCACGCAACCACGTTGGCTGGCGGCACATGGACGACACGCTGCCCAACGCCGGCCACCGCGCACTCGCCGCGCTCGAGGACGCGTCGGTGGTCACCGGCGTGATCACCCAGAACGTCGACCTGCTGCACACCAAGGCCGGCAGCCGCAACGTCATCAACCTGCACGGCACCTACGCGCAGGTGATCTGTTTGGACTGTGGATTCACCATGACGCGTGCCGCATTGGGCGAGCGGCTGGAGGCGCTCAACCCCGGCTTCATCGAGCGCGCCGAAGCGATCGGAGGGCTCGCGGTGGCCCCCGACGCCGACGCAGTTGTCACCGATACCTCGTCGTTTCGCTACCTGGATTGCCAGCGCTGCGGCGGCATGCTCAAGCCGGACATCGTCTATTTCGGTGAAAGCGTTTCCAAAGATGTTGTGGCGGAGGCTTATAAATGGGTTGAGCGGGCAGAGACGCTGCTGGTCGCGGGCTCGTCGCTGACCGTGTTCTCCGGCTACCGGTTTGTGCGGCACGCCGCCGCGCTGGGCATCCCGGTGGCCATCGTCAACCGTGGCAGTACCCGCGGCGACGACCTGGCCACCGTCAAGGTCGACGGCGGCTGCTCGGAATTGCTGGCCCTACTCGCCGACGAGTTAGCGCCCCTGGCAACGCATTAG
- a CDS encoding NAD(+) synthase — MDFYNAYSQGFARVAACTHHTVIADPAANAESVLRMARECHDDAVALAVFPELTLSGYSIEDIVLQDLLLDDVEKAVAEIVAASAELLPVLVVGAPLRHRHRIYNAAVIIHRGVVLGVAPKSYLPTYREFYERRQLAPGDDERGTIRVAGAEVPFGPDLLFEASDVPGLVLHVEICEDMFVPIPPSAEAALAGATVLANLSGSPITIGRAEDRCLLARSASSRCLAAYVYSAAGEGESTTDLAWDGQTMVFENGVMLAQSERFPKGERLSIADIDIELLRSERLRMGTFDDNRRHHRTTTDTYRRIEFRLEPPSGDIGLRREVERFPFVPADPQRLEQDCFEGYNIQVAGLEQRLRALDFPKIVIGISGGLDSTHALIVAARAMDREQRPRSDILAFTLPGFATGDHTKRNAAELCRTLGVTFAEIDIRESAELMLKEMDHPFGRGEKVYDVTFENVQAGLRTDYLFRLANQRGGIVLGTGDLSELGLGWSTYGVGDQMSHYNVNGGVPKTLIQHLIRWVISSEQFEPEVSEVLQSVLDTEITPELVPSGEEEELQSSEAKVGPFSLQDFSLFYVLRFGFRPSKIAFLAWHAWSDPEHGIWPPGFPQDKRPSYSLKEIRHWLQVFVQRFYSFSQFKRSALPNGPKVSHGGSLSPRGDWRAPSDMSARIWLDEIDREVPEE; from the coding sequence ATGGACTTTTACAACGCTTATAGCCAGGGCTTTGCCCGCGTCGCCGCATGCACGCACCACACGGTCATCGCTGACCCGGCCGCGAATGCCGAATCGGTGCTGCGGATGGCCAGGGAGTGCCACGACGACGCTGTCGCGCTGGCCGTCTTCCCCGAGCTCACGCTGTCCGGGTACTCCATCGAAGACATCGTGCTGCAGGACCTGCTTCTCGACGATGTCGAGAAGGCCGTCGCGGAGATTGTCGCGGCCTCGGCCGAATTGCTGCCGGTCCTGGTCGTCGGGGCCCCGCTGCGTCATCGGCACCGGATCTACAACGCCGCCGTGATCATCCACCGCGGCGTGGTGCTCGGGGTGGCGCCGAAGTCGTACCTGCCCACCTATCGGGAGTTCTACGAACGCCGCCAGCTCGCACCCGGAGACGACGAGCGCGGCACCATCCGCGTCGCGGGGGCCGAGGTGCCGTTCGGTCCCGACCTGCTCTTCGAGGCTTCCGACGTCCCCGGCCTGGTGCTGCACGTCGAAATCTGCGAGGACATGTTCGTGCCGATCCCGCCGAGCGCGGAGGCCGCGCTGGCGGGTGCGACGGTGTTGGCCAACCTGTCCGGCAGTCCGATCACGATCGGCCGCGCCGAGGACCGCTGCCTGCTGGCCCGTTCGGCCTCGTCACGTTGCCTAGCCGCCTACGTGTATTCGGCTGCCGGGGAAGGTGAATCGACGACCGACCTGGCCTGGGACGGTCAGACCATGGTGTTCGAGAACGGCGTGATGCTGGCCCAGTCCGAGCGATTCCCCAAAGGCGAGCGACTCAGCATCGCCGACATCGACATCGAATTGCTTCGCTCGGAACGGCTCCGGATGGGCACCTTCGACGACAACCGGCGCCATCACCGGACGACGACGGACACCTACCGGCGCATCGAGTTCCGGCTGGAGCCACCGTCCGGCGACATCGGGCTGCGACGCGAGGTCGAACGCTTTCCCTTTGTTCCCGCCGATCCGCAACGGCTGGAACAGGATTGCTTCGAGGGTTACAACATCCAGGTCGCCGGTCTCGAACAGCGGCTGCGCGCGCTGGACTTCCCGAAAATCGTCATCGGGATCTCCGGCGGTCTGGACTCGACGCATGCCCTGATCGTCGCCGCCCGCGCGATGGATCGCGAACAACGGCCGCGCAGTGACATTCTGGCGTTCACGCTGCCCGGCTTCGCGACCGGGGACCACACCAAACGTAATGCGGCCGAGCTGTGCCGCACGCTGGGCGTGACGTTCGCCGAGATCGACATCCGCGAGTCCGCGGAGCTGATGCTCAAGGAGATGGATCACCCGTTCGGCCGGGGAGAGAAGGTGTACGACGTCACCTTCGAAAACGTCCAGGCCGGTTTGCGCACGGACTACCTGTTCCGGCTGGCCAACCAGCGCGGCGGAATCGTGCTGGGCACCGGCGACCTGTCCGAACTGGGGCTGGGTTGGTCGACATACGGTGTCGGCGACCAGATGTCGCACTACAACGTCAACGGCGGTGTGCCCAAAACGCTGATCCAGCACCTGATCCGCTGGGTGATCTCGTCGGAACAGTTCGAGCCGGAGGTCAGCGAGGTGCTGCAGTCGGTGCTCGACACCGAGATCACCCCCGAGCTGGTTCCCAGCGGCGAGGAGGAGGAGCTGCAGAGCAGCGAGGCGAAAGTGGGCCCGTTTTCGCTGCAAGACTTTTCGCTATTTTACGTGCTGCGCTTCGGATTCCGGCCGTCGAAGATCGCCTTCCTGGCCTGGCACGCGTGGAGCGATCCCGAACACGGTATCTGGCCACCCGGTTTCCCCCAGGACAAACGGCCATCCTACTCGCTGAAGGAAATTCGGCACTGGCTGCAGGTTTTCGTGCAGCGGTTCTACTCGTTCAGCCAGTTCAAGCGTTCGGCCCTGCCCAATGGCCCCAAGGTGTCGCACGGGGGTTCGCTGTCGCCGCGCGGGGATTGGCGCGCGCCATCCGACATGTCGGCGCGCATCTGGCTCGACGAGATCGACCGCGAGGTTCCCGAGGAGTAG
- a CDS encoding cytochrome P450, translated as MAVMTGKSGTDKSGRAYDEIDLSSRAFWSTTAADRERSFAVLRAERPVSWHPPVEDSLMPDPADPGFWAVTRRSDIVAVSRNNDVFLSGRGVMFESIPVELLEASQSFLAMDPPRHTKLRKLAHAALSPRQVRRIEDSIKANAKTIVEELRAAGSGADFVDHCAKELPIRTLSDMMGIPESERERMAHATDALVSWADPEFLDGRPAMEVLVENQLYLHQVVGTLATRRREHPGDDLISSLVTAEVDGDRLEDAEVAAFFVLLSVAGNDTTRQTISHTLRALTDFPDQKAWLLEDFDNRIGAAIEEFIRWATPVMTFRRTAATDVELGGQTILAGEKVVMFYPSGNWDTEVFDHPERLNLSRDPNPHVGFGGGGLHFCLGAHVARAQLRAIFGELFRQLPDIRAGEPAYLAGNFVHAIRAMPCTF; from the coding sequence ATGGCCGTGATGACGGGGAAGTCCGGGACCGACAAGTCCGGTCGTGCCTACGACGAGATCGATCTGTCCTCGCGGGCGTTCTGGTCCACCACCGCGGCGGATCGGGAACGCTCCTTCGCCGTGCTGCGCGCCGAGCGCCCGGTGAGCTGGCACCCACCCGTCGAAGACTCGCTGATGCCCGATCCGGCCGACCCGGGTTTCTGGGCGGTCACCCGGCGCTCCGACATCGTCGCGGTCAGCCGCAACAACGACGTCTTCCTGTCCGGCCGGGGCGTGATGTTCGAGAGCATTCCGGTGGAGCTGCTCGAGGCGTCGCAGTCGTTCCTCGCGATGGACCCGCCGCGACACACCAAGCTGCGCAAGCTCGCTCACGCCGCGCTCAGCCCCCGGCAGGTCCGCCGGATCGAGGACTCGATCAAGGCGAACGCGAAGACCATCGTCGAAGAACTGCGGGCCGCCGGTAGCGGCGCGGACTTCGTCGACCACTGCGCCAAAGAACTGCCCATCCGCACCCTGTCGGACATGATGGGGATCCCGGAGTCCGAGCGTGAGCGCATGGCGCACGCCACCGACGCCCTGGTGTCCTGGGCCGACCCGGAATTCCTCGACGGGCGGCCGGCGATGGAAGTCCTGGTGGAAAACCAGCTGTATCTGCACCAGGTCGTCGGCACCCTGGCCACCCGACGCCGCGAGCACCCCGGCGACGACCTGATCAGCAGCCTGGTCACCGCCGAGGTGGACGGCGACCGCCTGGAAGACGCGGAGGTGGCGGCGTTCTTCGTGCTGCTCTCCGTGGCGGGCAACGACACCACCCGGCAGACCATCAGCCACACGCTGCGCGCGCTCACCGACTTCCCCGACCAGAAAGCTTGGCTGCTCGAGGATTTCGACAACCGCATCGGCGCCGCCATCGAGGAGTTCATCCGCTGGGCGACGCCGGTCATGACCTTCCGCCGCACGGCCGCAACGGATGTCGAGCTGGGCGGTCAGACCATCCTGGCGGGAGAGAAGGTGGTCATGTTCTATCCGTCCGGCAACTGGGACACCGAGGTCTTCGACCACCCGGAACGCTTGAACTTGAGCCGCGACCCCAATCCGCACGTCGGCTTCGGCGGTGGCGGGCTGCACTTTTGCCTCGGTGCGCACGTGGCCCGCGCGCAGCTGCGGGCCATCTTCGGCGAGCTGTTCCGTCAGCTGCCCGACATCCGGGCGGGTGAGCCCGCCTACCTGGCGGGCAACTTCGTGCACGCCATCCGCGCCATGCCGTGCACCTTCTAA
- a CDS encoding TetR/AcrR family transcriptional regulator: MPSLTRKPQGHRRLGREQRREQMERRLLDATERLMRDGASFTELSVDRLSGEAGISRASFYIYFEDKGQLLRRLAGQVFGDLTDGARSWWSVAGRHDPDDVRTAMSRIIATYRRHQAVLVALNEMSAYDPLTAQTYRELLTGISEQFTQVIEAGQADGSIRRELAPLTTASALTWMVERACQQNLPANPPDYDAELAATLAEIVWGALYLKPISER, from the coding sequence ATGCCGTCGCTCACCCGCAAGCCGCAGGGCCACCGGCGCCTGGGGCGCGAACAGCGGCGCGAACAAATGGAGCGCCGCCTGCTGGACGCCACCGAGCGGCTGATGCGCGATGGCGCGAGCTTCACCGAACTGAGCGTGGATCGGCTCTCCGGCGAGGCCGGCATTTCCCGGGCCAGCTTCTACATCTACTTCGAGGACAAAGGGCAACTGCTGCGACGGCTCGCGGGCCAGGTGTTCGGCGATCTGACCGACGGCGCACGAAGTTGGTGGAGCGTGGCCGGGCGGCATGACCCGGACGACGTGCGCACGGCGATGAGCCGCATCATCGCCACCTACCGGCGGCACCAGGCGGTGCTGGTCGCGCTCAACGAGATGTCCGCCTACGACCCGCTGACGGCGCAAACGTATCGCGAACTGCTGACCGGCATCTCCGAGCAGTTCACCCAGGTCATCGAGGCCGGCCAGGCCGACGGCTCGATCCGCCGCGAGCTGGCCCCGCTGACCACCGCGAGCGCGCTGACCTGGATGGTCGAGCGGGCCTGCCAGCAGAACCTGCCGGCCAATCCGCCTGACTACGATGCCGAGCTGGCCGCGACCCTGGCCGAAATTGTCTGGGGCGCACTGTATCTCAAGCCAATCTCGGAGCGTTGA
- a CDS encoding cysteine hydrolase family protein gives MSDTAVLVVDMMNTYQHPDAENLIPNVEKIIEPLTGLVRRARESDDVDLVYVNDNYGDFTAEFSDIVRSARDGARPDLVKPILPTDECRVMTKVRHSAFYATALAYLLNRLETKRLIITGQVTEQCILYTALDAYVRHFPFVIPTDAVAHIDPDLGEAACKMMQQNMSAELTTAADCLG, from the coding sequence ATGAGTGACACCGCTGTCTTAGTGGTCGACATGATGAACACGTATCAGCATCCCGACGCTGAAAATCTAATACCCAATGTCGAGAAGATCATCGAGCCTTTGACCGGTTTGGTTCGGCGGGCACGTGAATCCGATGACGTCGACCTGGTCTATGTCAACGACAATTACGGCGACTTCACCGCGGAATTCTCCGACATCGTCCGCTCCGCCCGTGACGGGGCCCGGCCCGATCTGGTCAAGCCGATCCTGCCGACCGATGAGTGCCGCGTGATGACAAAGGTCCGGCACAGCGCGTTTTACGCGACGGCGCTGGCATATCTGCTCAACCGGCTGGAAACCAAGCGGCTGATCATCACCGGTCAGGTCACCGAGCAATGCATCCTCTACACCGCCCTGGATGCGTACGTCCGGCACTTCCCGTTCGTGATCCCGACCGATGCCGTCGCACACATCGACCCCGACCTGGGCGAGGCGGCGTGCAAGATGATGCAGCAAAATATGTCCGCCGAGCTCACGACCGCGGCGGACTGCCTGGGCTGA
- the proB gene encoding glutamate 5-kinase → MVSAHRDVIRNARSLVVKVGTNALTTPAGVFDAGRLAGLVDAIEARMKADTDVVIVSSGAIAAGIEPLGLSRRPRDLATKQAAASVGQVALVNSWSAAFARYGRTVGQVLLSAHDISMRAQHTNAQRTLDRLRALHAVAIVNENDTVATNEIRFGDNDRLSALVAHLVGAEALVLLSDIDGLYDSDPRKTDGARFISEVSGSADLIGVIAGPGSDLGTGGMTSKMSSALLAADAGVPVLLAAAADAATALTDASVGTVFAARPVRMSARRFWVRYAAEAAGELTLDEGAVRAVVRQRRSLLPAGITAVAGRFYAGDVVELRDPDAVMVARGVVAYDAAELATMMGRSTSELPGELRRPAVHADDLVAV, encoded by the coding sequence ATCGTAAGCGCCCACCGCGACGTCATCCGCAATGCGCGCAGCCTGGTGGTCAAGGTGGGGACCAACGCGCTGACCACACCCGCGGGAGTGTTCGACGCCGGCCGGTTGGCCGGACTCGTCGACGCGATCGAGGCGCGGATGAAGGCGGATACCGACGTCGTCATCGTGTCATCGGGAGCCATCGCCGCCGGCATCGAGCCGCTCGGATTATCCCGTCGCCCCAGGGATTTGGCGACGAAGCAGGCCGCGGCCAGCGTCGGTCAGGTGGCGCTGGTGAATTCGTGGAGCGCCGCGTTCGCCCGCTATGGCCGCACGGTCGGACAGGTGTTGCTGAGCGCGCACGACATCTCGATGCGGGCCCAGCACACCAACGCCCAGCGCACACTGGATCGGCTGCGCGCACTGCACGCGGTGGCGATCGTCAACGAGAACGACACCGTGGCCACCAACGAGATCCGGTTCGGTGACAACGACCGGCTCTCGGCGCTGGTAGCCCACCTGGTCGGCGCCGAGGCGTTGGTGTTGCTGTCCGACATCGACGGGCTCTACGACTCGGATCCGCGAAAGACCGACGGCGCCAGGTTCATCTCGGAGGTGTCGGGCTCCGCGGACCTGATCGGTGTAATCGCCGGGCCCGGAAGCGATTTGGGTACTGGCGGGATGACCTCGAAGATGTCGTCGGCGCTCCTTGCCGCGGACGCCGGTGTGCCGGTGCTACTGGCCGCAGCGGCCGACGCCGCGACCGCGCTCACCGACGCGTCGGTCGGCACGGTGTTCGCCGCGCGCCCGGTACGAATGTCGGCGCGGCGGTTCTGGGTGCGTTACGCCGCCGAGGCGGCCGGGGAGCTGACCCTGGACGAGGGGGCGGTGCGCGCGGTGGTGCGCCAGCGTCGCTCACTGCTGCCCGCCGGGATCACCGCGGTGGCCGGGCGGTTCTACGCCGGAGACGTCGTCGAATTGCGCGACCCGGACGCGGTGATGGTGGCCCGTGGCGTGGTCGCCTACGACGCGGCCGAACTGGCCACCATGATGGGCCGCTCAACCTCTGAGCTGCCGGGCGAGTTGCGTCGGCCCGCGGTGCACGCCGACGACCTGGTGGCGGTGTAG
- the obgE gene encoding GTPase ObgE, with product MPRFVDRVVIHARAGAGGNGCASVHREKFKPLGGPDGGNGGRGGSIVFVVDPQVHTLLDFHFHPHVTAPSGKQGMGNNRDGAAGADLEVKVPDGTVVLDENGRLLADLVGAGTRFEAAAGGRGGLGNAALASRARKAPGFALLGEQGQTRDLTLELKTVADAGLIGFPSAGKSSLVSTISAAKPKIADYPFTTLVPNLGVVSAGEHTFTVADVPGLIPGASEGRGLGLDFLRHIERCAVLVHVVDCATAEPGRDPISDIDALEAELAAYTPTLQGDATLGDLAERPRAVVLNKIDVPEARELAEFVRDEIAERGWPVFLVSTVAREGLQPLIFGLWKMISEYKAAQPEVVPRRPVIRPVPVDDSGFRVEPDPQQPGAFVVSGARPERWIRQTNFDNDEAVGYLADRLARLGVEEELLRLGARPGCEVTIGDMTFDWEPQTPAGQQVALSGRGTDARLERTDRVGAAERKAARRQRREHGEES from the coding sequence ATGCCTCGGTTCGTCGACCGCGTCGTCATCCATGCGCGCGCCGGTGCCGGGGGTAACGGCTGTGCCTCGGTCCATCGCGAGAAGTTCAAGCCGCTCGGCGGCCCCGACGGCGGCAATGGCGGCCGCGGCGGCAGCATTGTCTTCGTCGTCGACCCGCAGGTGCACACCCTGCTCGACTTCCATTTCCATCCGCACGTCACCGCGCCCTCGGGCAAGCAGGGGATGGGCAACAATCGCGACGGCGCCGCCGGCGCCGACCTGGAAGTCAAGGTGCCCGACGGCACCGTCGTCCTCGACGAGAACGGTCGGCTGCTGGCCGATCTGGTCGGCGCGGGCACCCGCTTTGAAGCCGCCGCGGGCGGACGCGGCGGGTTGGGCAACGCCGCCCTCGCATCGCGGGCGCGCAAGGCGCCCGGCTTCGCGCTGCTGGGCGAACAAGGCCAGACCCGCGACCTGACCCTGGAACTCAAGACCGTCGCCGACGCCGGCCTGATCGGTTTCCCCTCGGCCGGCAAATCGTCGCTGGTGTCGACGATCTCGGCGGCCAAACCCAAGATCGCCGACTACCCGTTCACCACGCTGGTTCCCAACCTCGGCGTGGTGTCGGCGGGGGAGCACACCTTCACCGTCGCCGACGTACCCGGCCTGATCCCGGGCGCGTCCGAGGGCCGCGGCCTGGGGCTGGACTTCCTCCGGCACATCGAGCGATGCGCCGTGCTGGTGCACGTCGTCGACTGCGCCACCGCGGAACCCGGCCGCGACCCCATCTCCGATATCGACGCGCTGGAGGCCGAACTCGCCGCGTACACGCCCACCCTGCAAGGGGATGCGACGCTGGGTGATCTGGCCGAGCGGCCCCGCGCGGTGGTGCTCAACAAGATCGACGTGCCCGAGGCGCGCGAGCTCGCCGAATTCGTCCGTGACGAGATCGCCGAGCGCGGCTGGCCGGTGTTCCTGGTGTCGACTGTCGCGCGAGAAGGTCTGCAGCCGTTGATCTTCGGGTTATGGAAGATGATCTCGGAATACAAGGCCGCCCAGCCGGAGGTCGTGCCGCGCCGCCCGGTGATACGTCCGGTTCCCGTCGACGACAGCGGCTTTCGCGTCGAGCCGGATCCGCAGCAGCCGGGTGCCTTCGTGGTCAGCGGTGCGCGCCCCGAACGATGGATCCGTCAGACCAACTTCGACAACGACGAGGCGGTCGGATACCTGGCCGACAGGCTGGCGCGCCTCGGTGTCGAAGAGGAATTGCTGCGGCTGGGGGCGCGACCGGGCTGCGAAGTGACCATCGGCGACATGACGTTCGATTGGGAGCCGCAAACGCCTGCCGGACAACAGGTTGCGCTGTCGGGACGCGGAACCGACGCGCGGTTGGAGCGCACCGACCGCGTCGGCGCCGCCGAACGCAAGGCCGCCCGGCGCCAGCGCCGCGAACACGGTGAGGAATCGTGA